In a genomic window of Methylovirgula sp. 4M-Z18:
- the dnaA gene encoding chromosomal replication initiator protein DnaA produces MFKSQAAAAHTPVLSLESADEDSAPNEKEIWHRAGRRLKAELGEETFNAWFGRVELDAICAGTAELSVPTRFLKSWIESHYTDKLVAALAAEHREIKTLHVNLRSAVSRPAAPPRLVRGAEMAAAVPHKALEVAADAAERALHRAASSAPRAPSAKVTAATEVDGLSGSPLDRRLSFGSFLIGRSNQLAHAAAQNVANGKPGDPALYNPLYIHASVGLGKTHLLQAVAHAASEQRRRVIYLTAEKFMYGFVSALKAQTAIAFKEKLRAIDVLIIDDVQFLQGKQIQQEFCHTLNALMDAGRQIVIAADRPPSDLEALEERVRSRLACGLCVEMGALDEALRVKILETRIQAAKATQPGFDVPNAVVSYVAHAITTNGRDLDGAVNRLLAHTTLSGAPLSVETAENAIRDLIRTREPKRVKIEDIQKLVANHYNVSRADILSSRRTATVVRPRQIAMFLSKVLTLRSLPEIGRRFGGRDHTTVLHAVRKIEGLTGADKSLSDEIELLKRMLLE; encoded by the coding sequence ATGTTCAAGTCGCAAGCTGCTGCTGCACATACGCCCGTTCTGTCACTCGAATCCGCGGATGAGGATTCCGCTCCGAACGAGAAAGAAATTTGGCATCGTGCCGGTCGCCGCTTGAAGGCCGAACTCGGCGAAGAAACCTTCAACGCCTGGTTTGGCCGTGTGGAGCTCGACGCGATCTGTGCCGGTACGGCAGAGCTCTCGGTGCCGACGCGTTTCCTGAAGAGCTGGATCGAATCTCACTACACCGACAAGTTGGTTGCAGCGCTCGCGGCCGAACATCGCGAGATCAAGACTCTGCATGTGAATCTGCGCTCGGCCGTGTCGCGGCCGGCAGCGCCGCCGCGCCTGGTGCGCGGCGCGGAAATGGCTGCGGCAGTGCCGCACAAAGCGCTCGAGGTAGCGGCGGACGCAGCGGAGCGCGCTCTGCATCGCGCTGCGTCGAGTGCACCGCGCGCGCCTTCGGCCAAAGTCACGGCGGCGACGGAAGTCGATGGTCTGAGCGGCTCGCCGCTCGATCGCCGGCTCTCCTTCGGGAGTTTCCTGATCGGCCGTTCCAATCAATTGGCGCATGCAGCCGCGCAGAATGTCGCGAACGGCAAGCCAGGCGATCCGGCGCTATATAATCCGCTCTACATTCACGCGAGCGTCGGCCTCGGCAAAACCCATCTCTTGCAAGCGGTCGCCCATGCGGCGAGCGAACAGCGCCGGCGCGTGATCTATCTGACCGCTGAAAAATTCATGTACGGTTTCGTCTCGGCGCTCAAAGCGCAAACGGCCATCGCCTTCAAGGAAAAGCTGCGCGCGATCGACGTGCTGATCATCGACGACGTGCAATTCTTGCAGGGCAAGCAGATCCAACAGGAATTCTGCCACACGCTGAATGCGCTGATGGATGCGGGGCGTCAGATCGTTATCGCCGCGGATCGTCCGCCGTCCGATCTCGAAGCGCTCGAAGAGCGGGTGCGCTCGCGCCTTGCCTGCGGCCTGTGCGTCGAGATGGGCGCGCTCGACGAAGCCTTGCGCGTGAAGATTCTCGAAACGCGGATCCAAGCCGCCAAGGCGACGCAGCCAGGCTTCGACGTGCCGAACGCGGTCGTGTCATATGTGGCGCACGCCATCACCACCAATGGCCGCGATCTCGACGGTGCGGTCAATCGCCTGCTGGCGCATACGACGCTTTCCGGCGCGCCGCTGAGCGTCGAGACGGCGGAGAACGCGATCCGCGATCTCATTCGCACGCGCGAGCCCAAGCGCGTGAAGATCGAAGACATTCAGAAGCTCGTCGCCAATCACTACAATGTGAGTCGCGCCGATATTCTCTCGTCGCGTCGCACCGCCACCGTCGTGCGGCCGCGCCAGATCGCGATGTTCCTGTCGAAGGTCTTGACCCTGCGCTCCTTGCCCGAAATCGGCCGCCGCTTCGGCGGACGCGATCACACGACCGTCCTGCACGCGGTGCGCAAGATCGAAGGGCTTACCGGTGCGGACAAGAGCCTTTCCGATGAGATCGAGCTTTTGAAGCGCATGCTGCTCGAGTAG
- a CDS encoding rhodanese-like domain-containing protein, giving the protein MNTEAGYAGDVTAVEAFDLLKQHADAQLVDVRTRAEWSFVGLPDLSSVNRDPICIEWQQYPSMVVATNFADVLDNELRARGIPSDAPILFLCRSGARSLAAARALTTKNYSQCFNISGGFEGPPDTSRHRGMVDGWKAHALPWIQS; this is encoded by the coding sequence ATGAATACAGAGGCAGGATATGCGGGTGATGTGACGGCGGTCGAGGCTTTCGACCTGCTGAAGCAGCACGCCGATGCGCAATTGGTCGATGTTCGCACTCGGGCCGAGTGGAGTTTTGTGGGTCTGCCCGATTTGAGCTCGGTCAATCGCGACCCGATCTGCATCGAATGGCAGCAATATCCTTCCATGGTCGTCGCGACGAATTTCGCCGACGTGCTCGATAACGAATTGCGCGCCCGCGGCATCCCGTCCGACGCCCCGATTCTGTTTCTGTGCCGTTCCGGCGCGCGCAGCCTCGCCGCGGCGCGCGCATTGACGACCAAGAATTATTCGCAATGTTTCAATATTTCCGGCGGCTTTGAGGGGCCGCCCGACACCTCCCGCCATCGCGGGATGGTCGATGGCTGGAAGGCGCACGCGTTGCCTTGGATTCAATCTTAA